Proteins from one Streptomyces caniferus genomic window:
- a CDS encoding 2OG-Fe(II) oxygenase family protein, whose product MSAARSADVPEIRRGRIYQDVYRKRVDTQLVTSTAALERARIEGDCLIFEGDDQAWKRALGDGLFLLAIPPELGVRGGDAFSAQFYQGASAPPYGRYRELTSEHFGDALLGFHQRTNQIEQFLLERRFWERCYPPEIAELGEELTHLSRQVIRSVLCYAGIPEKDWEQATGGCTEAAGSYHLTFNHYRPAHDADGLNSHKDDGFITLLRATAPGLEVSRADRWEAVVPEPGYFIINFGLSMEILTAHCAAPVTAIMHRVARQTTDRSTFGHFSSSNCAPGSDEGIYRYLPGIGLDRVCGSRELIDENDSEIYEGTVNPEGRTP is encoded by the coding sequence GTGTCCGCAGCACGCTCTGCCGACGTGCCCGAGATCCGGCGCGGCCGGATCTACCAGGACGTCTACCGCAAACGCGTCGACACCCAGCTGGTGACTTCCACGGCTGCGCTGGAGCGCGCCCGCATCGAGGGCGACTGCCTCATCTTCGAGGGGGACGACCAGGCATGGAAACGGGCCCTGGGTGATGGGCTGTTCCTCCTGGCCATTCCACCGGAGCTGGGCGTCCGGGGCGGCGACGCATTCTCCGCCCAGTTCTACCAGGGTGCTTCCGCGCCGCCCTACGGGCGTTACCGTGAGCTGACCTCGGAACATTTCGGTGACGCATTACTCGGGTTCCATCAACGGACCAATCAGATCGAACAGTTCCTACTGGAGCGGCGCTTCTGGGAGCGTTGCTATCCCCCCGAGATAGCCGAACTCGGCGAGGAACTCACCCATCTGTCGCGCCAGGTTATCCGCTCGGTTCTCTGCTATGCCGGCATCCCTGAGAAGGACTGGGAACAGGCCACGGGCGGCTGCACCGAGGCGGCCGGCTCGTATCACCTCACCTTCAACCACTACCGTCCCGCCCACGACGCCGACGGCCTCAACTCCCATAAGGACGACGGATTCATCACCCTCCTGCGGGCCACAGCTCCCGGGCTGGAAGTCAGCCGCGCCGACCGGTGGGAAGCGGTGGTGCCCGAACCCGGTTACTTCATCATCAACTTCGGTCTTTCGATGGAGATCCTGACCGCGCACTGCGCTGCTCCGGTGACGGCGATCATGCACCGGGTGGCGCGACAGACCACGGACCGCTCCACGTTCGGGCACTTCAGCTCCAGCAACTGCGCGCCTGGATCGGATGAGGGAATCTACCGCTATCTTCCGGGTATCGGCCTGGACCGCGTCTGCGGCTCCCGTGAACTCATCGACGAGAACGACTCCGAAATATACGAAGGCACCGTGAACCCGGAAGGGCGCACCCCGTGA
- a CDS encoding 2OG-Fe(II) oxygenase family protein — protein MQDGPEETRPYRGFRDLEGIYFDREHFQTEHLLIDGPARRQHFPPDVMAMTDRMHGLAVHVLRTVLTHLGVPGHLWPTLTGNAVEGGGIQWFAANHYRPERAQLGCAPHKDTGFVTVLYIEQEGLEVRVDGGWTPIEPVPGYFVVNFGAAFELLTRRLATPVQAILHRVQHCTPSGDADRFSFAAFVNPPADGLLYQVHADGAAAAARSSKEFLREFNEKTWSDQYEDFGISGATA, from the coding sequence TTGCAGGACGGTCCTGAGGAAACCCGGCCCTACCGAGGGTTCCGCGACCTGGAGGGCATCTATTTCGACCGGGAGCACTTCCAGACCGAACACCTCCTCATTGACGGCCCGGCCCGCCGGCAGCATTTTCCTCCCGACGTCATGGCCATGACCGACCGCATGCACGGCCTGGCCGTCCACGTCCTGCGCACCGTTCTCACCCACCTCGGCGTCCCCGGCCACCTGTGGCCCACCCTCACCGGCAACGCTGTCGAAGGCGGCGGAATCCAGTGGTTCGCCGCCAACCACTACCGCCCCGAGCGCGCCCAACTCGGCTGCGCCCCGCACAAGGACACCGGCTTCGTCACCGTCCTCTACATCGAACAGGAGGGCCTTGAGGTCCGTGTGGACGGCGGCTGGACCCCGATCGAGCCGGTCCCTGGCTACTTCGTCGTGAACTTCGGCGCGGCCTTCGAACTACTCACCCGGCGACTTGCCACCCCCGTCCAGGCAATCCTGCACCGGGTGCAGCACTGCACTCCCTCCGGCGACGCCGACCGGTTCTCCTTCGCCGCCTTCGTCAACCCGCCCGCCGACGGATTGCTCTACCAAGTGCACGCCGACGGCGCGGCGGCCGCAGCCCGCAGCTCCAAGGAATTCCTGCGCGAATTCAACGAGAAGACCTGGTCGGACCAGTACGAGGACTTCGGTATCTCGGGAGCGACCGCATGA
- a CDS encoding GNAT family N-acetyltransferase, translated as MTSFWTGKRVRLRGIEPEDWTAFMGFAVDEERLGDLLHPPRSAEGFCAWAKEQAVTKSDGDCFSLAVEALDTGQTIGVVGSHYADPRAGRFEYGITMGAGHRRKGSFTCHPRRHHT; from the coding sequence ATGACCTCGTTCTGGACTGGCAAGCGGGTTCGTCTGCGCGGTATCGAGCCCGAGGACTGGACGGCGTTCATGGGCTTCGCTGTCGACGAGGAGCGGTTGGGAGACCTGCTGCATCCGCCTCGGTCTGCCGAGGGGTTCTGCGCCTGGGCGAAGGAACAGGCCGTCACGAAGTCCGACGGCGACTGCTTCAGCTTGGCCGTCGAAGCCTTGGACACGGGGCAGACCATCGGGGTTGTGGGCTCGCACTACGCAGATCCGCGTGCGGGGCGGTTCGAATACGGCATCACGATGGGTGCGGGGCACCGACGCAAGGGAAGCTTCACATGCCACCCGCGGCGACACCACACGTGA
- a CDS encoding 2OG-Fe(II) oxygenase family protein has product MTTTTAVQGPPLNLPIAQLTDSAVDFAAPDGWEQALRLGAFLLPVPADLDAEPGLRLCRNFYLDPDGGPDDRYRGHRTREHAASKLGYEDRPDQVEQLQIESIHWDKYFPEDVIGLLQRMRELTLSALNSCLAASGVPERDWDTVTGGARQETGWCYTTVNHYRAGLSRDHGIVEHTDSGFITVIYADQQGYEILDGERWRPVEVPPRHFVVNLGDAAEVLTAHLPRAAGAVIHRVPPRPAPVANGDRSSFTVYMGPRMDMMLYQYGTDGVLGEYQGFRDYSVEKSKKLGYEFHSRI; this is encoded by the coding sequence ATGACGACCACCACTGCCGTTCAGGGCCCACCCCTGAACCTTCCCATCGCCCAGCTCACCGATAGCGCCGTGGACTTCGCAGCTCCCGACGGCTGGGAGCAAGCCCTCCGCCTGGGCGCCTTCCTCCTCCCCGTCCCCGCCGACCTCGACGCCGAGCCGGGGCTCCGCCTCTGCCGCAACTTCTACCTGGACCCCGACGGGGGCCCCGACGACCGCTACCGAGGGCACCGGACACGGGAACACGCCGCGTCCAAGCTCGGCTACGAGGACAGGCCCGACCAGGTCGAACAGCTCCAGATTGAAAGCATCCACTGGGACAAGTACTTCCCCGAGGACGTGATCGGCCTGCTCCAGCGGATGCGTGAACTCACCCTCAGCGCCCTCAACAGCTGCCTCGCGGCCTCAGGCGTACCGGAGCGGGACTGGGACACCGTCACCGGCGGCGCCCGCCAGGAGACCGGCTGGTGCTACACCACCGTCAACCACTACCGGGCCGGCCTCAGCCGCGACCACGGCATCGTCGAGCACACCGACAGCGGCTTCATCACTGTGATCTACGCCGACCAGCAGGGCTACGAAATCCTGGACGGCGAGCGCTGGCGACCGGTGGAAGTGCCACCGCGGCACTTCGTGGTGAACCTCGGCGACGCCGCCGAGGTCCTCACGGCACACCTGCCCCGTGCAGCGGGCGCGGTCATTCACCGGGTCCCGCCCCGCCCAGCCCCGGTGGCGAACGGCGACCGCTCCTCGTTCACGGTCTATATGGGCCCACGCATGGACATGATGCTGTACCAGTACGGGACCGACGGCGTGCTCGGCGAGTACCAGGGCTTCCGGGACTACTCCGTGGAGAAGTCAAAGAAGCTCGGATACGAATTCCACTCCCGGATCTGA
- a CDS encoding tRNA-dependent cyclodipeptide synthase yields MPFEVTSSLAIPKTTSPPSRRRRYKTEIAFVSPVSDRHTFEEHSHCFLGISLENSNFRPIKVRSMVEWISRRFSRCTVLVGDSIHRITLESTRGLCPPEALTEALRLGREFIDEQAHIFDDFRDRTDFTFINCSEVQTSDAYQSYHRSLRDYFIQDADFCTSVEAFGRRYHSKHSNGASEAELERRIQMSSDYFLEEFAIFCCLKERGLPVMLYPGSFSTLSEIAAGEHEGAPKELRDLIVVSLKLQGR; encoded by the coding sequence ATGCCGTTCGAAGTGACATCCTCTCTCGCCATTCCGAAGACGACTTCACCGCCTTCGCGCAGAAGGCGTTACAAAACCGAGATAGCGTTTGTCTCTCCAGTCTCCGACCGCCATACCTTCGAAGAGCACAGCCACTGTTTCCTGGGTATCAGCCTGGAGAACAGCAACTTCCGCCCGATCAAGGTACGCAGCATGGTCGAGTGGATATCCCGAAGATTCTCACGGTGTACCGTACTCGTCGGCGACAGCATTCATCGCATCACCCTGGAGTCCACCCGCGGCCTATGTCCTCCGGAAGCCCTGACCGAAGCACTACGCCTGGGGCGTGAATTCATCGACGAACAGGCCCATATTTTCGATGATTTCCGGGACCGGACGGACTTCACCTTCATCAACTGTAGCGAGGTCCAGACCTCGGACGCCTACCAGAGCTATCACCGGTCCCTGCGGGATTACTTCATCCAGGATGCCGATTTTTGCACCTCCGTAGAGGCGTTCGGTCGCCGCTACCACAGCAAGCACTCCAACGGCGCCTCGGAAGCGGAACTGGAACGGCGTATCCAGATGTCCTCGGACTACTTCCTCGAAGAGTTCGCCATATTCTGCTGCCTCAAAGAACGCGGCCTGCCAGTCATGCTCTATCCAGGATCGTTCAGCACGCTCTCCGAAATCGCCGCGGGCGAGCACGAGGGAGCGCCAAAAGAACTACGCGACCTGATCGTGGTGTCCCTTAAACTCCAAGGACGGTGA
- a CDS encoding class I SAM-dependent methyltransferase has translation MTTVHPLVDTSLLPSATHEEKVIRTAHAFYEHLIGLWAPAIIEAAHETGIFAALADRPVTADDLAASLHADPRTTRVLLDALYAYDVIDRIRSTDSFLYVLSDAARECLLPGGVFSIAGKMVHDRRVAWSAWANLGEVVRQGTRTGTENDNQISERDYESLVGGINFWAPPIVDVLTDELRRRGADGGTPATVLDVGCGTGLYSQLLLRAFPAWCAMGLDAERIAPLAAAQGQRLGVADRFLVRSGDFWTEDWGTGHDHLLFANIFHLLTPASGQRLMDLAARSVSATGTVVVIDQILDAEREAKTPQDRFALLFAASMANTGGGDAYTFQDYDDWFAGAGMKRVATLDAPMHRILLAQRL, from the coding sequence GTGACCACTGTGCATCCGCTCGTCGACACTTCCCTGCTGCCCTCGGCCACCCACGAGGAGAAGGTGATCCGCACCGCCCACGCGTTCTACGAGCACCTCATCGGCCTGTGGGCCCCCGCCATCATCGAAGCCGCCCATGAGACCGGGATATTCGCGGCGCTGGCGGACCGTCCGGTGACCGCCGACGACTTGGCCGCCTCGCTGCACGCCGACCCGCGGACCACCCGCGTGCTGCTCGACGCCCTCTACGCGTACGACGTCATCGACCGGATCCGCAGCACTGACTCCTTCCTCTACGTGTTGTCCGACGCGGCGCGGGAGTGCCTGCTGCCCGGGGGCGTCTTCAGCATCGCGGGCAAGATGGTCCACGACCGCAGGGTCGCCTGGTCCGCATGGGCCAACCTCGGCGAGGTGGTGCGCCAAGGCACCCGCACCGGCACGGAGAACGACAACCAGATATCGGAGCGGGACTACGAGTCACTCGTCGGCGGCATCAATTTCTGGGCCCCGCCCATCGTCGATGTGCTGACCGACGAGCTGCGCCGACGCGGCGCAGACGGCGGCACACCGGCCACCGTGCTCGACGTAGGCTGCGGGACCGGCCTCTACAGTCAGCTGCTGCTGCGCGCCTTCCCCGCCTGGTGCGCGATGGGCCTGGACGCCGAGAGGATCGCACCGCTGGCGGCAGCCCAGGGCCAACGACTCGGCGTGGCGGACCGGTTCCTCGTCAGGTCCGGTGACTTCTGGACCGAGGACTGGGGCACCGGCCATGACCACCTCCTCTTCGCCAACATCTTCCACCTGCTGACACCGGCCTCCGGGCAACGGTTGATGGACCTCGCCGCCCGATCCGTCTCCGCCACGGGCACGGTCGTCGTCATCGACCAGATCCTCGACGCGGAGCGGGAGGCGAAGACACCTCAGGACCGCTTCGCCCTGCTCTTCGCGGCGTCCATGGCCAACACCGGTGGCGGCGATGCGTACACGTTCCAGGATTACGACGACTGGTTCGCCGGAGCCGGAATGAAGCGCGTCGCCACCCTGGACGCGCCGATGCACCGGATCCTTCTGGCCCAACGGCTCTGA
- a CDS encoding MFS transporter, whose product MTVWEVEGRSGARWALVSVALGVFCIQLDSFALNLALPHIKDELGVPTGQLQWAVSAYLLSCGTLMLGAGRMSDLFGRRRLLVAGLTLFGLASLWCALAPSLPVLVVARVVQGAGGALIMPAGLALLTNVFPPAVRGRATGWALGIGGLATACGPFVGGALTQMVSWRAVFWLNVPLGVVAAICARRAQESRDTTVSGRVDWPGLATGTATIAALALFIDRGPVWGWTSPADLGALCLVAVALAAFVRIELRTADPLIAPALFRNGAFVALTAAGAVANAATVVFLFVVPLSLQEGQQLTPLMAGVAFVAPAAAMAAAGPFAGRVTSVRAVPVMATSLGAGAVVLLGGAFVSALPSYLAAVTASGAALGVGNALTLTATQGVIRPERAGEASGLTKTVITVAAGLGMVAAGPAADPGSTAATGDNWPLAAAGAGCLAACLLLALWMWIRRCPRARRPQEEVPSATDSVVR is encoded by the coding sequence GTGACTGTGTGGGAAGTCGAGGGGCGAAGCGGAGCCCGCTGGGCGCTGGTCTCGGTCGCGTTGGGTGTCTTCTGCATCCAGCTCGACTCGTTCGCCTTGAACCTGGCCCTGCCGCACATCAAGGATGAACTCGGCGTACCGACCGGACAGTTGCAGTGGGCGGTCAGCGCATACCTCCTGTCGTGCGGCACACTCATGTTGGGCGCGGGCCGGATGAGCGACCTGTTCGGCCGGCGCCGCCTACTGGTCGCGGGACTGACGCTGTTCGGACTGGCGTCGCTGTGGTGCGCACTGGCGCCCTCGCTGCCGGTGTTGGTGGTGGCCCGCGTGGTACAGGGCGCGGGCGGCGCGTTGATCATGCCGGCCGGACTGGCGCTCCTGACGAACGTCTTTCCGCCCGCCGTGCGCGGCCGGGCCACAGGGTGGGCCCTGGGCATCGGCGGACTGGCCACCGCCTGCGGTCCCTTCGTTGGGGGCGCCCTGACCCAAATGGTGTCGTGGCGGGCAGTGTTCTGGCTCAACGTGCCGCTGGGCGTGGTGGCTGCGATCTGCGCCCGCCGGGCCCAGGAGTCGCGGGACACCACGGTCTCCGGGCGCGTCGACTGGCCGGGGCTGGCCACCGGGACCGCCACCATCGCGGCCCTGGCCCTCTTCATCGACCGTGGCCCGGTATGGGGCTGGACCTCCCCCGCCGACCTCGGCGCGCTGTGCCTGGTGGCGGTGGCGCTGGCGGCCTTCGTACGGATCGAACTGCGCACGGCCGATCCGCTGATCGCCCCCGCGTTGTTCCGAAACGGTGCCTTCGTGGCGTTGACCGCGGCGGGCGCGGTGGCCAACGCCGCGACAGTGGTGTTCCTCTTCGTCGTACCGCTCTCCCTCCAAGAGGGGCAGCAGCTGACGCCGTTGATGGCCGGGGTGGCCTTCGTTGCGCCTGCGGCGGCAATGGCCGCCGCAGGGCCCTTCGCGGGCCGGGTGACCAGCGTACGCGCAGTGCCGGTGATGGCGACGAGCCTGGGAGCCGGCGCGGTGGTCCTGCTGGGCGGCGCGTTCGTCTCCGCACTGCCGTCGTATCTCGCTGCGGTCACCGCCAGCGGGGCGGCGCTGGGTGTCGGCAATGCCCTGACGCTCACCGCTACCCAGGGTGTCATCCGGCCTGAACGCGCCGGTGAGGCATCCGGCTTGACCAAGACGGTCATCACCGTCGCGGCCGGGCTGGGCATGGTCGCCGCGGGCCCCGCCGCCGACCCCGGCAGCACCGCGGCGACGGGAGACAACTGGCCCCTGGCCGCGGCGGGAGCCGGCTGCCTGGCGGCTTGCCTCCTGCTGGCCCTGTGGATGTGGATCCGGCGCTGCCCGAGGGCTCGGCGGCCGCAAGAGGAGGTGCCATCGGCGACGGACAGCGTGGTGCGTTGA
- a CDS encoding 2OG-Fe(II) oxygenase family protein, with amino-acid sequence MTNTNGHAWQKAQLRPRDGTLVFDQENGIERALKDGFFYVQQPPDMEMTAGDHFARSFYLPTTPGGDDDPYHGFALWTAEQLGPHQGYFRRQADQTEQFFLESTWWDTVYPKELAQQAANMRDFALAILRGVLNYLDLPPELWDQATGRALTRQGTHTLTFNHFRPEVKSRGLNIHKDSGWVTVLRSIEPGLEVESNGEWRPIDPEPGEFIVNFGCAMEILTRNTATPVAAVAHRVVEQRKARPDQHDRFSYALFVDSSLDETVVPGLFRYEPGTGLELEAKFDTFLNDILHNTYQQHTTGLY; translated from the coding sequence ATGACGAATACAAACGGACACGCATGGCAGAAGGCGCAACTGAGGCCACGGGACGGAACACTCGTCTTCGACCAGGAGAACGGAATCGAACGGGCGCTGAAGGACGGATTCTTCTACGTGCAGCAGCCTCCAGACATGGAAATGACGGCCGGCGACCACTTCGCCCGCAGCTTCTACCTGCCCACCACACCCGGCGGTGACGACGACCCCTACCACGGCTTCGCTCTCTGGACGGCCGAACAACTGGGCCCGCACCAGGGCTATTTCCGACGCCAGGCCGACCAGACCGAGCAGTTCTTCCTGGAAAGCACCTGGTGGGACACGGTCTACCCCAAGGAACTTGCACAACAGGCCGCAAACATGAGGGACTTCGCCCTTGCCATCCTGCGCGGAGTGCTCAACTACCTCGACCTGCCCCCCGAGCTCTGGGACCAGGCAACCGGCCGCGCCCTCACCCGACAAGGTACGCACACCCTGACCTTCAACCACTTCCGGCCCGAGGTGAAATCCCGCGGCCTGAACATTCACAAGGACTCCGGCTGGGTGACCGTCCTGCGCTCAATCGAGCCCGGCCTGGAGGTTGAAAGTAACGGCGAGTGGCGACCGATCGACCCGGAACCGGGCGAGTTCATCGTCAACTTCGGCTGCGCGATGGAAATCCTCACGCGGAACACGGCCACCCCGGTTGCGGCCGTGGCCCACCGCGTGGTCGAACAGCGTAAAGCCAGGCCGGACCAACACGACCGCTTCTCGTACGCACTCTTCGTCGACAGCAGCCTCGACGAGACCGTGGTTCCCGGCCTCTTCCGCTACGAACCGGGAACCGGCCTGGAACTGGAAGCGAAGTTCGACACCTTCCTCAATGACATCCTCCATAACACCTACCAGCAGCACACCACCGGCCTGTACTGA
- a CDS encoding cytochrome P450, translating into MTRCPVPPRAGSDAPPTTRRQAFPARFRAWGLRTLGRCRLPRHIAARFPAVLAHHRGPNLFTGHAKAFHRATVVHGQSASAYFRASGISACAEANGGICTFRMGRRTALYQITNSPLTDDDALAPSTDANRELFGDFIGSQPNDHPCRPVKRAAVERTLGNATFIGQLEPAVEKYAAEYFRSVAGRELPLDDFALGLVTHVDSFLPGVLDLTQKPLSEYLSSTRYGRVMRDLFELASDVISKINREAMREVDMVAPFVRDLLDSNAEALAHAPETNVIRRHFSVWELPVSPAGFARLTTAQLKELGTIIVATYDTTALSLQWALAYLETSPEHRRSVIAAARDGGGPGPSVIDLAVLEAVRLGGSNPAALWRRTTRPFTLEHRGRSVTVPASTMLWLDRRQANQDPRIFPAPDRFDPDNIRAIFKSGRETVSSVLSRNRYEINSFSMVNSRRNPRKCPGRLFSVRMQSMLLAELYAQYEVTADGIDLRLKDHSSMPRPAHPGTVLLTPSAGPASTAHEPPKEKTP; encoded by the coding sequence ATGACCCGCTGCCCCGTCCCACCGCGCGCCGGGAGCGACGCGCCGCCCACCACCCGCCGCCAGGCGTTCCCCGCACGATTCCGTGCCTGGGGTCTGCGCACACTCGGCCGCTGCCGGCTGCCACGCCACATCGCGGCACGGTTTCCCGCAGTTCTCGCGCACCACCGCGGCCCGAACCTGTTCACCGGGCACGCCAAAGCCTTCCACCGGGCGACGGTCGTCCACGGCCAGAGCGCCTCGGCCTACTTCCGCGCCTCGGGCATCAGCGCCTGCGCCGAAGCCAACGGAGGAATCTGCACATTCCGTATGGGGCGGCGCACCGCCCTCTACCAGATCACCAATTCCCCGCTGACGGACGACGACGCGCTGGCGCCCTCCACCGACGCCAACCGTGAGCTGTTCGGCGACTTCATCGGCTCCCAGCCCAACGACCACCCCTGCCGCCCGGTCAAGCGTGCGGCGGTGGAACGCACTCTGGGGAATGCGACATTCATCGGTCAACTGGAGCCCGCGGTAGAGAAGTACGCGGCGGAGTACTTCCGCAGCGTGGCCGGGCGGGAATTGCCTCTCGACGACTTCGCCCTGGGGCTGGTGACCCACGTGGACAGCTTTCTGCCCGGGGTCCTCGACCTCACGCAGAAACCGCTGTCGGAGTATCTCTCCTCGACGCGCTACGGGCGAGTGATGCGCGACCTCTTCGAGCTGGCCTCCGACGTGATCAGCAAGATCAACCGGGAGGCGATGCGGGAGGTCGACATGGTCGCCCCCTTCGTCCGCGACCTGCTCGACAGTAACGCCGAGGCCCTGGCCCACGCCCCCGAAACCAACGTGATCCGCAGGCACTTCTCGGTCTGGGAGCTTCCCGTCTCGCCCGCAGGCTTCGCCCGCCTGACAACCGCCCAGCTCAAGGAACTGGGCACCATCATCGTGGCGACCTACGACACCACCGCCCTCAGCCTCCAATGGGCACTGGCGTACCTGGAGACCTCACCGGAGCACAGGCGCAGCGTCATCGCCGCGGCACGCGACGGCGGAGGCCCCGGGCCCTCGGTGATTGACCTGGCGGTCCTGGAGGCCGTACGGCTGGGCGGCAGCAACCCGGCCGCACTGTGGCGGCGTACGACCCGGCCGTTCACACTGGAGCACCGCGGCCGGTCGGTGACCGTACCGGCGAGCACCATGCTCTGGCTCGACCGCCGGCAGGCGAACCAGGACCCACGGATCTTCCCCGCCCCTGACCGCTTCGATCCCGACAACATCCGCGCGATCTTCAAGTCCGGACGCGAAACGGTGTCGTCGGTGCTCTCCCGCAACCGTTACGAGATCAACTCCTTCAGCATGGTCAACTCCCGGCGCAACCCCCGGAAGTGCCCCGGGCGCCTCTTCTCCGTGCGGATGCAGTCCATGCTCCTGGCCGAGCTGTACGCACAGTACGAGGTCACGGCGGACGGCATTGACCTGAGGCTGAAGGACCACTCGTCCATGCCACGCCCCGCGCACCCCGGGACCGTCCTGCTCACCCCGTCCGCCGGCCCGGCGAGTACGGCGCACGAGCCACCGAAGGAGAAGACCCCGTGA
- a CDS encoding DUF7919 family protein codes for MTYYADLTPYTYDRDSWDPEASSRWRGVQLLNVGWLSRSKNYSKGVPSPELVDALQRMTQTHRAQQTRGYHVCPWCASRLLGPRGDSPRGSSEIRVMGNGIAYAAPELVAHYVEAHGYLPPTDFVHAVLSPGAFS; via the coding sequence ATGACGTACTACGCAGACCTGACCCCGTACACGTATGACAGGGACAGTTGGGACCCAGAAGCGTCAAGCCGCTGGCGAGGCGTCCAGCTGTTGAACGTTGGGTGGCTCAGCCGCAGCAAGAACTACTCAAAAGGGGTGCCGTCGCCAGAGTTGGTAGACGCGCTGCAGCGTATGACTCAGACGCATCGGGCCCAGCAGACGCGCGGCTATCACGTCTGCCCTTGGTGTGCCTCGAGACTCCTCGGACCGCGTGGTGACAGTCCACGGGGTAGTTCAGAGATACGCGTCATGGGGAATGGCATCGCCTACGCTGCTCCTGAGCTGGTTGCTCACTATGTCGAAGCCCACGGCTACTTGCCGCCGACCGACTTCGTACATGCTGTGCTGTCGCCCGGTGCCTTCTCCTGA
- a CDS encoding 2OG-Fe(II) oxygenase family protein, translated as MTAPRPDSATLRAPVVLPAMPTEHEASTTYPPVELERARVASERLVFDRPDGFDRALAQGFFLVAIPEELDTTAGDHFAAHFHERRQGDGDPLDPFRGYRDIDVPGTYQGHFDREHDQWENFYIEQANWGLLPDAVAQLGHQMTDLGVTVLHSLLAHLDLPERDWAEVTGGLSDYRGHHLLAFNHFRPEKAVRGSKFHRDSGWVTVLRSTDPGLLALIDGTLWAVNPEPGHFIVNFGSSLEVLTERLPHPVRANVHGVASTERAPGQAHRTSYVTFLDSGLDSTVYRYENGVPRPLQPHSEFAMQEVNRTYDDDSHL; from the coding sequence GTGACCGCACCACGTCCCGACTCCGCGACGCTCCGGGCGCCGGTCGTCCTCCCGGCCATGCCCACCGAGCACGAAGCCTCGACGACCTACCCACCGGTCGAGCTGGAACGCGCCCGAGTCGCCAGCGAACGCCTGGTCTTCGACCGGCCCGACGGCTTCGACCGAGCCCTGGCCCAAGGCTTCTTCCTCGTGGCCATCCCCGAGGAGCTCGACACCACCGCAGGGGACCACTTCGCGGCCCACTTCCACGAACGCCGCCAAGGCGACGGCGACCCCCTGGACCCCTTCCGCGGCTACCGCGACATCGACGTACCCGGCACATATCAGGGCCACTTCGACCGCGAACACGACCAGTGGGAAAACTTCTACATCGAACAGGCCAACTGGGGGCTCCTCCCGGACGCCGTCGCTCAGCTAGGCCACCAGATGACCGACCTGGGCGTCACGGTGCTGCACAGCCTGCTCGCCCACCTGGACCTTCCCGAGCGCGACTGGGCGGAGGTGACCGGCGGACTGAGCGACTACCGCGGCCACCACCTGCTCGCCTTCAACCACTTCCGGCCCGAGAAGGCGGTGCGCGGCTCGAAGTTCCACCGTGACTCGGGATGGGTGACGGTACTGCGCTCGACCGACCCGGGACTGCTCGCCCTCATCGACGGCACACTCTGGGCGGTCAACCCGGAGCCGGGCCACTTCATCGTCAACTTCGGCAGCTCGCTCGAAGTGCTCACCGAGCGCCTGCCACACCCCGTACGAGCCAACGTCCACGGCGTGGCATCCACCGAACGCGCACCCGGGCAGGCCCACCGCACCTCCTACGTGACGTTCCTCGACTCCGGCCTCGACAGCACCGTGTACCGCTACGAGAACGGTGTGCCGCGCCCCCTCCAGCCGCACTCCGAATTCGCGATGCAGGAGGTTAACCGCACCTACGACGACGACTCCCACCTCTGA